GCACTAACCAGTACAAAGAGGTTTTCTTACGTTTTGCCCATTGAGCTAACTCATGAGCAACAAAATTACAGATTCTAGGTTGAAAACTAAAAATACAAGCAGACAGCTTAGAAGAGAACAACTTAATGTCTTTGAATATGGCATCTGTCCTAGGATCACCATCAAAAAAACCAGAAGAAAATTGCTCCACCAAATTTTTAGCATCACTTTCTATTATTATATGAGTCATCTTCTGTTCCACTGCTTTCTTAAGAATTCCCCAGATAGCTCTGGCTTCCGCTTCTTCTGCAGATGAAACTTCAAACTCCATAGCAGCACAGAAAGAGGCTTTGCTAGAGAAGTGTCTCATCACATAACCTGCACCATTATCtccagaaatgtcatcaaaggctCCATCTGTATTACATTTGATCCAACCAAACAAAGGGGGCATCCATTTGTGACATAGGGCATTAGGGGTAGTAGGAGTAGCTACAAAAGAAGTTTTCCTAGTGAGAAGCATAGCTCTAGCTCTTTCTAAGACAGAAGTATGATTTTCTgacacattttgaaaaaccaaattGTTTCTACTAGTCCAAAGAGACCACATGATGACCACAAATTTTTTTTGAGAGTCATCAGGCAATCTAGAGTTTTGGTCCAGAAGCCAGAACATGAGCTACTGATGAGATTTTTTTTGAGAAAAGAAAGAAGTGTTTATGCA
This DNA window, taken from Papaver somniferum cultivar HN1 chromosome 3, ASM357369v1, whole genome shotgun sequence, encodes the following:
- the LOC113360080 gene encoding uncharacterized protein LOC113360080 — protein: MWSLWTSRNNLVFQNVSENHTSVLERARAMLLTRKTSFVATPTTPNALCHKWMPPLFGWIKCNTDGAFDDISGDNGAGYVMRHFSSKASFCAAMEFEVSSAEEAEARAIWGILKKAVEQKMTHIIIESDAKNLVEQFSSGFFDGDPRTDAIFKDIKLFSSKLSACIFSFQPRICNFVAHELAQWAKRKKTSLYWLVPPAWLAPTVEGDY